A genomic region of Candidatus Eisenbacteria bacterium contains the following coding sequences:
- the lgt gene encoding prolipoprotein diacylglyceryl transferase has translation MAATEEQRVYPILWHIGPLKIHSYGLCLALAFLLGAWIITRRGRRHGLDEADITRWVSLILVSSIAGARIYYVVGHCNDYAGRWGDVIAIWRGGLVLQGGLLAGILASVLYSHRIGWRIGILADVAAPALAFGESLGRLGCYLNGCCFGGPTHCAWGVHFPEGSLSTELFSAQALHPTQLYLVLLQGSLGFFLLAMERWKPARAHRSTGSGLIFGSYLFLSSTIRFFVDSFRYYTEAERPLLGLAHSQLLAIPLVLAGLWIMVKAYRKGA, from the coding sequence ATGGCCGCCACGGAGGAACAGCGGGTGTATCCCATTCTCTGGCACATCGGACCGCTGAAAATCCATTCCTACGGCCTTTGTCTTGCTCTTGCCTTTTTATTAGGCGCATGGATTATCACGCGGCGCGGCCGGCGGCACGGATTGGATGAGGCGGATATCACACGATGGGTAAGCCTCATCCTCGTTTCATCCATTGCCGGAGCCCGGATCTATTATGTCGTGGGCCATTGCAATGATTATGCCGGCCGCTGGGGGGATGTCATCGCGATCTGGCGTGGGGGGCTGGTGCTCCAGGGAGGCCTTCTGGCCGGAATCCTGGCATCGGTGCTGTACAGCCACCGCATCGGCTGGCGCATCGGAATCCTGGCCGATGTCGCCGCGCCGGCCCTCGCCTTCGGCGAGAGTCTAGGCCGCTTGGGTTGTTACTTGAATGGGTGTTGTTTTGGTGGTCCCACCCACTGCGCCTGGGGTGTGCATTTCCCGGAGGGATCCCTTTCGACGGAACTCTTCAGCGCCCAGGCCCTGCATCCGACCCAGCTCTACTTGGTCCTCTTGCAGGGGAGTTTGGGATTCTTTCTGCTTGCCATGGAGCGGTGGAAACCGGCCAGAGCGCATCGCAGCACAGGCTCCGGTCTGATTTTCGGTTCTTATCTTTTCCTCTCTTCAACGATCCGGTTCTTTGTCGACTCTTTTAGATATTACACGGAGGCGGAGCGTCCCTTGCTTGGTCTGGCTCACAGCCAGTTGCTGGCGATACCTCTCGTCCTCGCCGGTCTCTGGATTATGGTCAAGGCGTACCGGAAGGGCGCTTAA
- the rodA gene encoding rod shape-determining protein RodA, with protein sequence MNYRFLIRWDWGLTLGLLALWGLGLLALSSAVQPMGGAGHHILLRQMGAGAIGMIFLALCVFLPPRILERWSPVFFALAILLLIAVLLRGELSHGARRWISIAGIRFQPSEPAKIAMILTLASFLSHRRKRWDRIWPWLQGLLIIIVPTLLVLRQPDLGTASVFPVIGIGMMLIAGMPIMLFFLLLSPFVTTLTALYWPLAALWIGGSSYTLLRRRISLLAVILYLLVQIGIAFSAHEAISHLEPYQKARLNAFVNPEKDPQGAGYQVRQSKIAIGSGEWTGWGYGKGPLKELLYLPRQHTDFIFSVVGEEGGFLATSCILLLSGLLIFRGGQVTRRARDPFVGATAAGVSLFYFYHTAVNISVTVGLLPVTGLPMPFFSSGGSFLISCMAAAGLLLGMSFRKLEY encoded by the coding sequence TTGAACTACCGGTTCCTCATACGTTGGGATTGGGGCTTGACCCTGGGCCTCCTCGCCCTCTGGGGTCTCGGCCTCCTGGCCCTCTCATCGGCGGTGCAACCAATGGGTGGCGCGGGCCACCATATTCTATTGCGCCAGATGGGGGCCGGAGCGATCGGGATGATTTTTCTGGCCCTCTGTGTCTTTCTGCCGCCCAGGATCCTGGAACGCTGGTCCCCGGTCTTTTTCGCCCTCGCCATTCTGCTGCTGATCGCGGTGCTGCTCCGGGGGGAGCTTTCGCATGGGGCGCGGCGCTGGATCTCGATCGCGGGGATTCGGTTCCAGCCATCGGAACCGGCTAAAATCGCCATGATTCTCACGCTGGCTTCGTTTCTCAGCCATCGCCGCAAGCGTTGGGATAGGATTTGGCCCTGGCTCCAAGGCTTGCTGATCATCATTGTTCCCACACTTCTTGTTCTGCGGCAGCCCGATCTCGGCACGGCATCGGTCTTTCCCGTCATTGGAATCGGGATGATGCTTATCGCCGGGATGCCGATTATGCTCTTCTTTCTATTGCTATCGCCCTTTGTGACCACCTTGACGGCCCTCTATTGGCCTCTAGCCGCTCTCTGGATCGGTGGTTCCTCTTATACTCTTCTCCGCCGGCGGATCAGTCTTCTCGCAGTGATTCTTTATCTCCTTGTACAAATTGGCATCGCCTTTTCTGCACATGAAGCGATCTCACACTTAGAACCCTACCAAAAGGCGCGGTTGAACGCCTTTGTCAATCCGGAGAAAGATCCCCAGGGGGCCGGTTACCAAGTCCGGCAATCGAAAATCGCCATCGGCTCCGGCGAGTGGACGGGGTGGGGTTATGGCAAGGGTCCGCTGAAAGAGCTGCTTTACCTGCCGCGCCAGCATACAGACTTTATTTTTTCAGTTGTGGGGGAGGAGGGGGGATTTCTTGCCACATCCTGCATTCTGCTTCTCTCCGGACTCCTCATTTTTAGGGGTGGTCAAGTCACCCGGCGGGCGCGGGATCCCTTCGTCGGCGCAACGGCCGCCGGGGTCAGCCTCTTCTATTTCTATCACACCGCGGTGAACATTTCGGTGACCGTCGGGCTGCTTCCCGTCACCGGATTGCCGATGCCATTTTTCAGTTCCGGCGGATCCTTTCTTATTTCCTGCATGGCCGCCGCGGGGTTGTTGCTGGGGATGAGTTTCCGGAAGCTGGAGTATTGA